One Leishmania major strain Friedlin complete genome, chromosome 29 DNA segment encodes these proteins:
- a CDS encoding conserved hypothetical protein (previous protein_id=AAZ09462.1): MSTDNDIERQIMMEMEAEISRSRGNRRDPYTNPPSFELSFIEDDPMEAARKAEVDRIQCEIEERLRRKQQQKQRDSLELSPNCPADKGEMGAAYNLLQHPQNASWTTGAPDRHMVRASLSRESEENEQAEDASRLREDEAAMARTETEEEAHIDMEVQVRRAAEIQALREAEEQARREAEEQARREAEEQARREAEEQARREAEEQARRVAEEQARRVAEEQARRVAEEQARRVAEEQARREAEEQARRVAEEQARRVAEEQARRVAEEQARREAEEQARRVAEEQARREAEEQARREAEEQARRVAEEQARREAEEQARREAEEQARREAEEQARREAEEQARREAEEQARREAEEQARREAEEQARREAEEQARREAEEQARREAEEQARREAEEQARREAEEQARREAEEQARREAEEQARREAEEQARREAEEQARREAEEQARREAEEQARREAEEQARREAEEQARREAEEQARRVAEEQARRVAEEQARREAEEQARREAEEQARREAEEQARRVAEEQARRVAEEQARREAEEQARREAEEQARREAEEQARRVAEEQARRVAEEQARRVAEEQARREAEEQARREAEEQARRVAEEQARREAEEQARRVAEEQARRVAEEQARREAEEQARREAEEQARREAEEQARRVAEEQARRVAEEQARREAEEQARREAEEQARREAEEQARRVAEEQARRVAEEQARREAEEQARRVAEEQARREAEEQARRVAEEQARRVAEEQARREAEEQARRVAEEQARREAEEQARRVAEEQARCEAEEQARRVAEEQARRVAEEQARREAEEQARRVAEEQARCEAEEQARRVAEEQARRVAEEQARRVAEEQARREAEEQARRVAEEQARREAEEQARRVAEEQARCEAEEQARRVAEEQARRVAEEQARRVAEEQARREAEEQHSAVAAFVRDADERPASAVSVTHRGDARWQSEYTEQGGTGADAEEEHGMQQQDSRCSRYRTSSPSVSDCDMRSEGSTNSKDSASQTVSRYSLATLEAIRNDNGILSRTEEEVSYVPRVTKEVPLENFEVALSAELKARGLTEDAIRRSCIEVHRYGTIRESGKCLFPPREVTGEVPAHVKVQLGFFSAKQTIIALQRPLRKPNADRERPCEPGERSLSTLKCYFESEVLSDHTLTVDDEDYPHNAPTERLLTKAQLMRGDSAMVRKAVSQISYGDPIQVWERAQRNTTAAAEAATKSTAANLWVSDIDTRKPIPAMRTFTGGFVYCIEATKISNRVIELHGASTDPLVIAAALYSWTDRQKVKVSETFYFDSELDIFYPQKERSELAKTNQVVVFVPNEFKGTLHLVMRVYRPCCEDYDNYVDLYSRADRYKQIHVAPMKQETLLLTQVSDVLEELGWNSVPLQDEANHLLPRVAVDRLYRKAFADEDVFRVMKDERWRGAQKALPVDMVFSVSDLSRHEVAFPSDHPETPPEENESKVSLLDPDLPGARPVIYRYSPCCIPILNSGYFTTYNNVYYFSVSKLKVMYAGFVRNIPASHHTYVFQLCVKAKDDGLSEEGAIRCIYGRGLSNLSMETTAWSSSAHTSNDMVLNDEFKLQLPLNLSDRHHIFMTLYATCQRKTPPTPGQPRMFKIGYAAVPLMMNGVVQVRDSIDIKFVSHDQATVAAAGGYLTGFAEAPVNFLLNNGEGVVKASTQTKTTVHASNRVIASVFQQCPSSIAELRKNDKVLDECGALQKLPAMEVDPHRNVISLIAQLPLAEILAFYPFLSAYAFSLIGTGSATVSLANRIHMLDVLLGITSKAQQYDTSAHTIRRRHNSEGLTPQVFAKTSVGSILYHFLSNDTLYEGAKCEYKRRLYSGMVEAWLNLLKMVEQQPNGVGADTAKEKSDASAPSSSPASPASLARGSKSPPPARNILREMSNLSWFLFDTILRSIYLWGAENPTVPRQELFHSSFYTAVAELCILALSRLSTFDESQLVRHVAIFVRSLMHYADRGRVLMIYERIAAYFEEDGNLESLTNFLKYVLEDPDAIYLLLHSAGAARPVFLTRIVVHSFTILMINPNRVTRSIATDVLYSFLRRLANDSGTPSENLTCIAAQLFELVRNLGPHWKAITQPNDKIPIEVFQRDKQQLSMTCLWILYYTPRSTLQQWLQEEVNEKVIAGIMQIVAESQSTFRYTAAPASSSAASPFAGVMKDASNEEVEERRAWEARSTTFVTAIGTQMCSFFLNEMSSILRTVRDNSPSAAVFPFFVMLESVLNLGNSTISLQMSSAAMHEVVCKLFPEIISRKARMGNGMALLTFRLMSSCCQYVRSSASCTFLLMSQAFFSWKNSLSKIRSLTANALVSVAESRVRDLRLAGRFIEFQFDELIERAKVEEANYTAPSCDFASRYEDDSNAPGGDAQMKYRQKVEGQAMSVQRNLPISRYLLEKSNVPDQQPPRFSSEFTAMTVTVLSLFDDVLRLQMDDSMKFKEAKATAYFEVFRNFLRQNALKEALKWLYRLHDVHRANNDYLEAGMVLVFIAALCFRVTEVFYFVKGNDSKGARMPFEILSHVFWHDYVRILPEVDALLPADTVYAIVSELYTCPEDMCFSMEGQVKALKEAAEFQDKGQYYEYSLQTINIANKYLMAASDFKGSSVVHMAMSTWCTAIAEPKSKRHNSRYFFLWARMERHTLPKSRKELHEDANDIKAGEKPRGLPNGNPIRRIYKMPTTTTLEEFKNYARSYVESLFFDTSLVLLTHDLTETLPALPEPDSKRKRVAAVHRQPNHCMVTVSEVQPYFAKGTRVPPDGFDRAMHISYFENTVNVGSRDEVSDGRKLDLMAQRMSVSTYELERSFPSTTSAIDIAKTHQVLLNPFETAEEMLNSRREAMNQAPVNDALITVIRKALSPKELPPGAYMKEVIAVMGDHPEVIHAVRALSTLARAKLEICEKMEAMVKNPEDYALVLKAVTDIECCLVAMQHPDEDDHVSSSSM; this comes from the coding sequence ATGAGCACCGACAATGACATTGAGCGCCAGATCATGATGGAGATGGAGGCAGAGATCAGTCGATCGCGGGGGAATCGCCGTGATCCTTACACCAACCCACCGTCTTTTGAACTCAGCTTTATCGAGGATGATCCCATGGAGGCGGCCCGGAAGGCAGAGGTGGACCGGATTCAGTGTGAAATCGAAGAGCGCCTCCGccgaaagcagcagcagaagcagcgtgACTCGCTGGAGTTATCACCGAACTGCCCAGCCGATAAAGGTGAAATGGGTGCTGCCTACAACTTGTTACAGCACCCCCAGAACGCTTCCTGGACCACGGGAGCCCCTGATCGTCACATGGTTCGTGCGTCACTGAGTAGAGAGTCGGAGGAAAACGAGCAAGCGGAAGACGCATCACGTCTGCGCGAAGACGAGGCGGCAATGGCGAGGACAGAgacggaagaggaggcgcacatTGATATGGAGGTGCAGGTAAGAAGAGCTGCCGAGATTCAAGCGCTACGTGAAgccgaggagcaggcccgtcgcgaggctgaggagcaagcccgtcgcgaggctgaggagcaggcccgtcgcgaggctgaggagcaggcccgtcgcgaggctgaggagcaggcccgtcgtgtggctgaggagcaggcccgtcgtgtggctgaggagcaggcccgtcgtgtggctgaggagcaggcccgtcgtgtggctgaggagcaggcccgtcgcgaggctgaggagcaggcccgtcgtgtggctgaggagcaggcccgtcgtgtggctgaggagcaggcccgtcgtgtggctgaggagcaggcccgtcgtgaggctgaggagcaggcccgtcgtgtggctgaggagcaggcccgtcgtgaggctgaggagcaggcccgtcgcgaggctgaggagcaggcccgtcgtgtggctgaggagcaggcccgtcgcgaggctgaggagcaggcccgtcgtgaggctgaggagcaggcccgtcgcgaggctgaggagcaggcccgtcgcgaggctgaggagcaggcccgtcgcgaggctgaggagcaggcccgtcgtgaggctgaggagcaggcccgtcgcgaggctgaggagcaggcccgtcgtgaggctgaggagcaggcccgtcgcgaggctgaggagcaggcccgtcgcgaggctgaggagcaggcccgtcgcgaggctgaggagcaggcccgtcgtgaggctgaggagcaggcccgtcgcgaggctgaggagcaggcccgtcgtgaggctgaggagcaggcccgtcgtgaggctgaggagcaggcccgtcgtgaggctgaggagcaggcccgtcgcgaggctgaggagcaggcccgtcgtgaggctgaggagcaggcccgtcgcgaggctgaggagcaggcccgtcgtgaggctgaggagcaggcccgtcgcgaggctgaggagcaggcccgtcgtgtggctgaggagcaggcccgtcgtgtggctgaggagcaggcccgtcgcgaggctgaggagcaggcccgtcgcgaggctgaggagcaggcccgtcgcgaggctgaggagcaggcccgtcgtgtggctgaggagcaggcccgtcgtgtggctgaggagcaggcccgtcgcgaggctgaggagcaggcccgtcgtgaggctgaggagcaggcccgtcgcgaggctgaggagcaggcccgtcgtgtggctgaggagcaggcccgtcgtgtggctgaggagcaggcccgtcgtgtggctgaggagcaggcccgtcgcgaggctgaggagcaggcccgtcgcgaggctgaggagcaggcccgtcgtgtggctgaggagcaggcccgtcgcgaggctgaggagcaggcccgtcgtgtggctgaggagcaggcccgtcgtgtggctgaggagcaggcccgtcgcgaggctgaggagcaggcccgtcgcgaggctgaggagcaggcccgtcgcgaggctgaggagcaggcccgtcgtgtggctgaggagcaggcccgtcgtgtggctgaggagcaggcccgtcgcgaggctgaggagcaggcccgtcgtgaggctgaggagcaggcccgtcgcgaggctgaggagcaggcccgtcgtgtggctgaggagcaggcccgtcgtgtggctgaggagcaggcccgtcgcgaggctgaggagcaggcccgtcgtgtggctgaggagcaggcccgtcgcgaggctgaggagcaggcccgtcgtgtggctgaggagcaggcccgtcgtgtggctgaggagcaggcccgtcgcgaggctgaggagcaggcccgtcgtgtggctgaggagcaggcccgtcgcgaggctgaggagcaggcccgtcgtgtggctgaggagcaggcccgttgcgaggctgaggagcaggcccgtcgtgtggctgaggagcaggcccgtcgtgtggctgaggagcaggcccgtcgcgaggctgaggagcaggcccgtcgtgtggctgaggagcaggcccgttgcgaggctgaggagcaggcccgtcgtgtggctgaggagcaggcccgtcgtgtggctgaggagcaggcccgtcgtgtggctgaggagcaggcccgtcgcgaggctgaggagcaggcccgtcgtgtggctgaggagcaggcccgtcgcgaggctgaggagcaggcccgtcgtgtggctgaggagcaggcccgttgcgaggctgaggagcaggcccgtcgtgtggctgaggagcaggcccgtcgtgtggctgaggagcaggcccgtcgtgtggctgaggagcaggcccgtcgtgaggctgaggagcagcacagcgctgttgctgctttCGTGAGGGACGCTGATGAGAGGCCGGCGAGCGCCGTGAGCGTGACGCACAGAGGCGACGCCCGCTGGCAGAGTGAATACACGGAGCAGGGGGGTACCGGTGCAGACGCTGAGGAGGAGCATGGGATGCAGCAGCAAGACTCGCGGTGTAGCCGTTACCGAACGAGCAGCCCGTCCGTGAGCGACTGCGACATGCGAAGCGAGGGAAGCACAAACTCTAAAGACTCTGCCTCCCAGACGGTTAGCCGCTACTCTCTCGCTACCCTGGAAGCCATCCGGAATGACAACGGCATCCTATCGCGGACGGAGGAAGAGGTTTCCTACGTGCCGCGCGTAACGAAAGAGGTGCCGCTTGAGAATTTTGAGGTGGCTCTGTCCGCGGAGCTGAAAGCACGCGGGCTCACAGAGGATGCGAtcaggcgcagctgcattGAAGTGCACCGATACGGGACCATCCGCGAGTCCGGCAAGTGCTTGTTTCCTCCGAGAGAGGTCACGGGGGAGGTGCCGGCGCACGTAAAGGTGCAGCTGGGTTTCTTCTCAGCCAAGCAGACGATCATCGCCCTCCAGCGTCCACTTCGGAAGCCGAACGCCGACCGTGAGCGACCATGTGAACCGGGTGAGCGCTCGCTGAGCACCCTCAAGTGCTATTTCGAGTCTGAGGTGCTGAGTGATCACACCCTCACGGTGGATGACGAGGATTACCCGCACAACGCCCCTACGGAGCGCCTGCTGACAAAGGCACAACTGATGAGGGGCGACAGTGCCATGGTACGGAAGGCTGTCTCGCAGATTTCGTACGGTGACCCGATCCAGGTGTGGGAGCGCGCACAGCGGAacaccacggcggcggctgaaGCGGCAACCAAGTCGACGGCAGCAAACTTGTGGGTAAGCGACATCGACACCCGCAAACCCATTCCCGCAATGCGCACCTTTACCGGAGGCTTTGTGTACTGCATCGAGGCGACGAAGATCAGCAACCGAGTGATAGAGCTGCATGGAGCAAGCACCGATCCTCTCGTCATCGCAGCCGCGCTGTACAGCTGGACAGACCGGCAGAAGGTAAAGGTCTCCGAAACGTTCTACTTCGACTCCGAGCTGGACATCTTCTACCCTCAGAAGGAGCGCAGCGAGCTCGCCAAGACGAATCAGGTTGTCGTCTTTGTGCCGAACGAGTTCAAGGGAACGCTGCACCTCGTGATGCGTGTGTACCGACCCTGTTGCGAGGACTACGACAACTACGTTGATTTGTACAGCCGGGCAGACCGCTACAAACAGATCCATGTTGCACCTATGAAGCAGGAGACCTTGCTGCTGACACAGGTGTCCGatgtgctggaggagctgggcTGGAACTCGGTTCCGCTCCAGGACGAGGCCAACCACCTGCTTCCGAGGGTTGCCGTCGATCGCCTTTACCGCAAGGCCTTCGCTGATGAAGACGTGTTCAGGGTAATGAAAGACGAGCGCTGGCGCGGAGCTCAgaaggcgctgccggtggaCATGGTCTTCTCTGTCTCAGATCTGAGCAGGCATGAAGTGGCATTTCCCTCCGACCACCCAGAGACGCCGCCGGAGGAGAACGAGTCGAAGGTGAGTCTGCTGGACCCTGACTTGCCGGGTGCTCGCCCGGTCATCTACCGCTACTCGCCGTGCTGCATCCCAATCCTCAACTCCGGTTACTTCACGACATATAACAACGTGTACTATTTCTCCGTGTCAAAGCTGAAGGTGATGTACGCTGGCTTCGTCCGAAACATCCCTGCCTCGCATCACACCTACGTCTTTCAGCTTTGTGTGAAGGCCAAGGACGATGGACTCTCGGAGGAGGGCGCGATCAGGTGCATCTACGGACGTGGGCTGTCGAACCTGTCGATGGAAACGACGGCGTGGTCGTCCTCGGCACACACCTCGAACGACATGGTGCTGAACGACGAGTTcaagctgcagctgccgctaAACCTCTCCGACCGCCACCACATCTTCATGACCCTCTACGCCACATGCCAGAGGAAAACACCACCGACGCCCGGGCAGCCACGGATGTTTAAAATCGGCTACGCCGCTGTGCCACTGATGATGAACGGCGTGGTGCAGGTGCGCGACAGCATCGACATCAAGTTTGTGTCGCATGACCAGGCAACCGTCGCGGCCGCGGGTGGGTATCTGACGGGCTTTGCTGAGGCCCCCGTGAACTTCCTGCTCAATAACGGTGAGGGGGTTGTCAAGGCTTCGACTCAGACCAAAACGACGGTTCACGCATCCAACCGCGTCATTGCATCTGTCTTCCAGCAGTGCCCGTCCTCGATTGCAGAGCTGAGAAAGAACGACAAGGTGCTCGATGAGTGCGGCGCACTGCAGAAGCTGCCTGCGATGGAAGTCGACCCGCACCGTAACGTGATCAGTCTCATTGCGCAGCTTCCGTTGGCAGAGATTCTGGCCTTCTACCCTTTCCTCAGCGCGTACGCCTTCTCCCTCATCGGCACCggctcggcgacggtgtcgctGGCTAACCGCATTCACATGCTCGACGTCCTTCTAGGCATTACTTCCAAGGCGCAGCAGTACGACACATCAGCGCACACGATTCGGCGACGCCACAACAGCGAAGGGCTGACACCGCAGGTGTTCGCCAAGACGAGCGTTGGAAGCATACTGTACCACTTCCTGTCCAATGACACCCTCTACGAAGGCGCTAAGTGTGAGTACAAGCGTCGCCTCTACAGTGGCATGGTCGAGGCATGGCTGAACCTACTGAAGatggtggagcagcagccaaACGGTGTCGGGGCCGACACAGCGAAGGAAAAGAGCGACGCTTCCGCGCCTTCTTCCTCACCTGCTAGCCCTGCTAGTCTTGCCCGTGGCAGCAAGTCCCCGCCGCCGGCTCGCAACATCCTGCGTGAGATGAGCAATCTGTCGTGGTTTCTCTTTGACACAATTCTGCGGTCCATCTACCTCTGGGGAGCCGAGAACCCGACAGTGCCTCGCCAGGAGCTCTTCCACTCGTCTTTCTAcaccgccgtggcggagCTCTGCATTCTGGCGCTGTCTCGGCTGTCGACATTCGATGAGAGTCAGCTTGTGCGCCACGTCGCCATCTTCGTGCGCAGCCTGATGCACTACGCCGACCGTGGCCGCGTGCTCATGATCTACGAGCGCATCGCTGCTTACTTCGAGGAGGACGGCAACCTTGAGAGCCTCACCAACTTCCTCAAGTACGTACTGGAGGACCCGGATGCGATttacctgctgctgcactcggCCGGAGCGGCTCGCCCCGTCTTCCTCACGCGCATTGTTGTTCACTCGTTCACCATTCTCATGATCAACCCGAACCGTGTGACTCGATCGATCGCCACCGACGTGCTGTACTCATTTCTGCGTCGCCTCGCCAACGACTCAGGTACTCCCAGCGAGAACCTCACCTGCATCGCCGCACAGCTGTTCGAGCTGGTGCGCAACCTAGGCCCGCACTGGAAGGCCATTACGCAGCCTAACGACAAGATCCCGATTGAGGTGTTTCAGCGTgacaagcagcagctgtcCATGACATGCTTGTGGATTCTCTACTACACGCCCCGCAGCACGTTACAGCAATGGCTGCAGGAAGAGGTGAACGAAAAGGTCATTGCTGGCATAATGCAGATTGTGGCCGAGTCGCAGTCGACCTTCCGCTacaccgccgcccccgctTCCTCGAGTGCCGCCAGCCCCTTCGCGGGCGTTATGAAGGACGCTTCcaacgaggaggtggaggagaggcgggctTGGGAGGCGCGCAGCACAACCTTTGTGACCGCAATTGGAACGCAAATGTGCAGCTTCTTCTTGAACGAGATGTCGAGTATATTGCGCACTGTGCGCGACAACAGCCCTAGCGCCGCCGTGTTCCCGTTCTTTGTGATGCTGGAGTCCGTGCTCAACCTGGGAAACTCCACCATCTCCCTGCAAATGAGCTCCGCTGCGATGCACGAGGTGGTGTGCAAGCTGTTCCCGGAGATCATCAGCCGCAAAGCGAGGATGGGGAACGGCATGGCCCTGCTCACCTTCCGTCTCATGAGCAGTTGCTGCCAGTATGTTCGCTCCTCGGCCAGCTGCACGTTCCTGTTGATGAGTCAGGCCTTCTTCTCCTGGAAGAACTCTCTGTCCAAGATCAGGTCGCTGACTGCCAACGCGCTCGTCTCCGTGGCCGAGTCGCGCGTGAGGGACCTACGCCTCGCTGGGCGCTTCATCGAGTTCCAGTTTGACGAACTGATTGAGAGGGccaaggtggaggaggcgaactacacggcgccgtcgtgcgaCTTCGCCTCTCGCTACGAGGACGACTCGAACGCGCCTGGCGGTGATGCGCAGATGAAGTACAGGCAAAAGGTCGAGGGCCAGGCTATGAGCGTGCAGCGCAATCTCCCCATCTCGCGCTACTTGCTGGAGAAGTCGAACGTGCCAGACCAACAGCCACCACGCTTCTCTAGCGAATTTACCGCCatgacggtgacggtgctCAGCCTCTTCGACGATGTCTTGCGCCTGCAGATGGATGACTCGATGAAGTTCAAGGAAGCGAAGGCGACGGCGTATTTTGAGGTCTTTCGAAACTTCCTGCGGCAGAACGCGCTAAAGGAAGCCTTAAAGTGGCTCTACCGCCTGCACGACGTACACAGGGCAAACAACGACTACCTGGAGGCTGGCATGGTGCTGGTGTTCATCGCTGCCCTGTGCTTCCGCGTCACGGAGGTGTTCTACTTTGTCAAAGGGAACGACTCGAAGGGGGCCCGCATGCCGTTTGAGATTCTATCTCATGTGTTCTGGCACGACTACGTGCGCATCCTGCCCGAGgtggatgcgctgcttcCCGCAGACACGGTGTACGCAATTGTGTCGGAGCTGTACACATGCCCCGAGGACATGTGCTTCTCCATGGAGGGCCAGGTgaaggcgctgaaggaggcggccgagTTTCAGGACAAGGGCCAGTACTATGAGTACTCGCTGCAGACAATAAACATTGCGAACAAGTACTTGATGGCGGCCAGCGACTTCAAAGGATCGTCGGTGGTGCACATGGCCATGTCCACCTGGTGTACCGCCATTGCAGAGCCCAAGTCGAAGCGGCACAACAGTCGCTACTTCTTCCTGTGGGCACGCATGGAGCGCCACACTCTGCCCAAGTCGCGCAAGGAGCTGCATGAGGACGCGAATGACATTAAGGCGGGCGAGAAGCCGCGCGGGCTGCCGAACGGCAACCCAATCCGCCGCATCTACAAGatgcccaccaccaccacgctgGAAGAGTTCAAGAACTACGCAAGGTCGTACGTGGAGTCGCTCTTCTTTGACACctcgctggtgctgctgacaCACGACTTGACAGAGACCTTGCCGGCCCTGCCAGAGCCGGACTCGAAGCGCAAgcgtgttgctgctgtgcaccGTCAACCAAATCATTGCATGGTGACAGTGAGCGAGGTGCAGCCGTACTTCGCCAAGGGCACCCGCGTCCCTCCTGATGGCTTCGACCGGGCTATGCACATCAGCTACTTTGAGAACACCGTAAACgtcggcagccgcgacgAGGTGTCGGACGGTCGCAAGCTGGACCTTatggcgcagcgcatgaGCGTGAGCACTTACGAGCTGGAGCGCTCCTTTCCCTCCACGACGTCGGCCATCGACATTGCGAAGACGCATCAGGTACTTCTCAACCCGTTCGAGACCGCAGAGGAGATGCTAAACAGCCGTCGCGAGGCCATGAACCAAGCCCCCGTCAACGATGCCTTGATCACAGTAATCCGCAAAGCACTCTCACCAAAGGAGCTGCCGCCCGGTGCGTACATGAAGGAGGTCATCGCGGTCATGGGAGACCACCCTGAGGTGATTCAtgctgtgcgcgcgctcagCACTCTCGCTCGTGCAAAGCTGGAGATCTGCGAGAAGATGGAGGCCATGGTCAAGAACCCTGAAGACTACGCACTAGTGCTGAAGGCGGTTACCGACATCGAGTGCTGTTTGGTGGCCATGCAGCATcccgacgaggacgaccacgttagcagcagcagcatgtag